A DNA window from Aphelocoma coerulescens isolate FSJ_1873_10779 unplaced genomic scaffold, UR_Acoe_1.0 HiC_scaffold_46, whole genome shotgun sequence contains the following coding sequences:
- the LOC138101745 gene encoding olfactory receptor 14J1-like, with translation MSNSSSISHFLLLALADTRQLQLLHFCLFLGISLAALLANGLIISAIACGQHLHSPMFFFLLNLALSDLGSICTTVPKAMHNSLWGTSHISYSACAAQVFFFLFFISAEYSLLTIMCYDRYVSICKPLHYGTLLGSRACAHMAAAAWASGLLNGLLHTANTFSLPLCQGNALGQFFCEVPQILKLSCSYYKLRELGLIAVSACLVFGCFVFIVFSYVQIFRAVLRIPSEQGRHKAFSTCLPHLAVVSLFVSTGIFSNLKPPSLSSPSLDVAVSVLYSVVPPALNPLIYSLKNQELKETLRKLSGLL, from the coding sequence atgtccaacagcagctccatcagccacttcctcctgctggcattggcagacacgcggcagctgcagctcctgcacttctgcctcttcctgggcatctccctggctgccctcctggccaacggcctcatcatcagtgccatagcctgcggccagcacctgcacagccccatgttcttcttcctgctcaacctggccctcagcgacctgggctccatctgcaccactgtccccaaggccatgcacaattccctctggggcaccagccacatctcctactcagcatgtgctgctcaggtgtttttctttctgttcttcatctcagcagagtattccctcctcaccatcatgtgctacgaccgctacgtgtccatctgcaaacccctgcactacgggacccttctgggcagcagagcttgtgcccacatggcagcagctgcctgggccagtggccTTCTCAATGGTCTGCTGCACACagccaatacattttccctgcccctgtgccagggcaatgccctgggccagttcttctgTGAAGTGCCCCagatcctcaagctctcctgctcataCTACAAgctcagggaacttgggctcatcgctgtcagtgcctgtttggtatttggctgttttgtgttcattgttttctcctatgtgcagatcttcagggccgtgctgaggatcccctctgagcagggccggcacaaagccttttccacgtgcctccctcacctggccgtgGTCTCCCTGTTTGTCAGCACTGGCATATTTTCCAACCTGAAGCCCCCCTCTCTCTCCTCGCCATCCCTGGATGTTgcagtgtcagttctgtactcggtggtgcctccagcactgaaccccctcatctacagcctgaagaaccaggagctcaaggaGACCCTGAGAAAACTCTCTGGACTTCTTTGA
- the LOC138101740 gene encoding olfactory receptor 14J1-like, whose protein sequence is MGHTLHGQRLQMSNSSSISHFLLLALADTRQLQLLHFCLFLGISLAALLGNGLIISAGACGQHLHSPMFFFLLNLALSDLGSICTTVPKAMHNSLWGTSHISYSACAAQVFFFLFFLSAEYFLLTIMCYDRYVSICKALHYGTLLGSRACAHMAAAAWASAFLYTLMHTANTFSLSLCQGNALGQFFCEIPHILKLSCSKSYLRQLGLIAVSACLLFGCFVFIVFSYVQIFRAVLRIPSEQGRHKAFSTCLPHLAVVSLFLSTVMFSYLKPPSISSPSLDVAVSVLYSVVPPALNPLIYSLRNQELRNSLKKVIAGLQKP, encoded by the exons atgggacaca CACTCCATGGCCAGAGGCTccaaatgtccaacagcagctccatcagccacttcctcctgctggcattggcagacacgcggcagctgcagctcctgcacttctgcctcttcctgggcatctccctggctgccctcctgggcaacggcctcatcatcagcgccggagcctgcggccagcacctgcacagccccatgttcttcttcctgctcaacctggccctcagcgacctgggctccatctgcaccactgtccccaaggccatgcacaattccctctggggcaccagccacatctcctactcagcatgtgctgctcaggtgtttttctttctgttcttcctctCAGCAGAGTATTTCCTCCTCACCATCATGTGCTAtgaccgctacgtgtccatctgcaaagccctgcactacgggaccctcctgggcagcagagcttgtgcccacatggcagcagctgcctgggccagtgcctttctctacactctcatgcacacggccaatacattttccctgtccctgtgccagggcaatgccctgggccagttcttctgtgaaatcccacacatcctcaagctctcctgctccaaatcctacctcaggcaacttgggctcatcgctgtcagtgcctgtttgctctttggctgttttgtgttcattgttttctcctatgtgcagatcttcagggccgtgctgaggatcccctctgagcagggccggcacaaagccttttccacgtgcctccctcacctggctgtggtctctctgttcctcagcactgttatgttttcctacctgaagcccccctccatctcatccccatccctggatgttgcagtgtcagttctgtactcggtggtgcctccagccctgaaccccctcatctacagcctgaggaaccaggagctcagaAACTCTCTGAAGAAAGTGATTGCTGGTTTGCAGAAACCCTAA